The Cryobacterium sp. SO1 genomic sequence GGTGGCTCCGCACTAGCGAAAGTGGGCCACCCACGCGAACGGCTGTCGCGGTGGGGCGAGAGAGACAGCGCGCAGCGTCACATGAACGACCGAGAATACGAACGCATTTAGGATGGGAGCGCGGGATGTCTCCGCGTACCCGGAAGCCAGGAGTGCCCACGTGAGCCTGATCGTGCAGAAGTTCGGCGGATCATCCGTTGCCGACGCCGAGAGCATCAAACGCGTCGCCAAGCGCATCGTCGACACCAAGAAGGCCGGCAACGACATCGTCGTGGCCGTCTCCGCGATGGGCGACTCCACCGACGAACTGCTCGACCTCGCCCACGAGGTCACCCCGATCCCGGCGCCCCGCGAGCTCGACATGCTCCTCACCGCCGGTGAGCGCATCTCGATGGCGCTGCTCGCCATGGCGATCAAGAGCATGGGCTACGATGCCCGCTCGTTCACCGGCAGCCAGGCCGGCATGATCACCGATGCCCAGCACGGCGCCGCCCGCATCATCGACGTCACCCCCGGCCGGCTCCGCGACGCGCTCGACGAGGGCGCCATCGTCATCGTCGCCGGCTTCCAGGGCTTCAACCGCGACACCAAGGACATCACCACCCTCGGCCGCGGCGGCTCCGACACCACCGCCGTCGCCCTTGCCGCTGCCCTCGGCGCCGACATCTGCGAGATCTACACGGATGTCGACGGCATCTTCACCGCCGACCCCCGCGTGGTGCCGAAGGCGCACAAACTCGACCGGGTGTCCAGCGAAGAGATGCTCGAGCTCGCCGCCGCCGGCGCCAAGGTGCTCTACATTCGCGCGGTGGAATACGCCCGCCGGCACGGAGTCACCCTGCACGTGCGGTCGTCGTTCAACAACAACACCGGCACCATTGTCTACAACGCGGGCGCCACCAGCCCCTACGCCGCCGCACTATCGAATGGAGAGCCAGTGGAAGAGCCCATCATCGCGGGGGTCGCCGCCGACCTCAGCGAGGCCAAGGTCACCGTCGTCGGCGTCCCCGACATCCCCGGCAAGGCCGCGGAGATCTTCAAGATCGTCGCCAAGACCAACGCGAACGTCGACATGATCGTGCAGAACGTGTCCGCCGCATCCACCGGATTGACCGACATCTCGTTCACCCTGCCCAAGTCCGAGGGTCAGCAGGTGCTGACCGCGCTCACCAACGAGCAGCAGAACGTGGGCTTCGCCGGGCTGCAGTACGACGACCAGATCGGCAAGCTGGCCCTGGTCGGCGCCGGGATGCGCACCAACACCGGCGTCTCCGCCAAGCTGTTCGAGGCGCTGTTCGAGGCCGGCATCAACATCGAGATGATCTCCACCAGCGAGATCCGCATCTCGGTCGTCACCCGCGCCGACACCATCAATCAGGCCCTGCGCGTGGTGCACACCGCCTTCGGTCTCGACGGCGACGGCGAAGCCGTCGTGCACGGCGGCACCGGCCGCTAACCCGGCCCTGCCGCCCCGCGCGGCAGCGCCCGCCCGCCCGGCGGCCAACTGTTCCCCGAGCGGACAATTGCACCCGGTGCGCCGGGACCATTTGTCCGCATCGGGAACACTTGCTCGTCTCGAGCGGCCCCGCCCGCCGCCCGCCCCAGACATCCGGCCAGCCACCACCGGGCATAACTCCTGCATTTTCTGCCAAAAACTCCCGTTCCGGCCCGATTCGGCCTCGTTCGGGGAGAATTGCAAGAGTTATGCGTCGACCGGCACGAGACCTCCCCGCACGAGACCAGAATGAGTAAGGAACACACAGTGACCAGCACCGCAGCCACCGCAGCACCCACCCGCGCGGGAATCAACATCGGCGTCGTCGGCGCCACCGGCCAGGTCGGCGCTGTCGTGCGTCGCCTGCTGGAGGAGCGCGACTTCCCGGTCGCCGGCATCCGCTACTTCGCCTCGGCGCGCTCGGCCGGCACCACCCTCCCGTTCAAGCACGAACAGATCGTCGTCGAGGACGCCTCCACAGCCGACCCCACCGGCCTCGACGTTGCCATCTTCTCCGCCGGCGCCACTCTCTCCAGGGCGCAGGCTCCCCGCTTCGCCTCGGCCGGCGTCACCGTGGTCGACAACTCGTCGGGCTGGCGGATGGACCCCGACGTGCCGCTGGTGGTCAGCGAGGTCAACCCGGAAGCCATCGACCAGGCCGTCAAGGGCATCATCGCGAACCCCAACTGCACCACCATGGCCGCCATGCCGGTGCTCAAGGTGCTGCACGACGAGGCCGGCCTCGAACGCCTCATCGTGAGCACCTACCAGGCGGTCTCCGGCAGCGGCCTGGCCGGCGCGCAGGAACTGGCCAGCCAGATCCGCGCCGCCGCGAGCGACGACAACCTCTTCCAGCTGGTGCACGACGGCTCCTCGGTGAGCATGCCGGCGCCCACCGTCTACAAGCGCCCGATCGCGTTCGACGTCATCCCCCTGGCCGGATCGATCGTCGACGACGGACTGTTCGAGACCGACGAAGAGAAGAAGCTCCGCAACGAGAGCCGCAAGATCCTCCAGCTGCCCGAGCTTCTTGTCAGCGGCACCTGTGTGCGCGTACCGGTGTTCACCGGCCATTCGCTGTCGATCAACGTCGAGTTCGGCAAGCCCATCTCGGTAGCCCGCGCCACCGAGCTGCTCAGCGACGCCCCCGGCGTGCAGCTCACCGACATCCCCACGCCGCTGCAGGCCGCCGGTGCCGACCCGAGCTTCGTGGGCCGCATCCGTCAGGACCCGGGTGTGCCGAACGGTCGCGGGTTGGCGCTGTTCATCAGCAACGACAACCTGCGCAAGGGGGCCGCGCTCAACGCCGTGCAGATCGCCGAGCTCATCGCCGCGAAACTCACCGCCAAAACTCGCGTCGGATAGTTGCCGCGAGACGCGCAGCCCTCGTCCGCTCCAGTAGTGTCAGACCTTGTGGAGACCATAAAGGGGGCAACGGCCGTGGGCCGGGTGGCATTCGCGATCTTCGCGGCGACCGGGCTGATTTTCATCGGCTTCGCGCTGACGAAGTTGGTGCTGGGCGGCAACGCTGAACACCTCTTCATTGCGCTGATGGCGGTGGCCTGCGCCGGCACCATCGACATCGTCCGGCTGCGGCTGGGCACGGTGCCCCACCGCAGCCCGGTGGTCAGCATGCCGATCCTGGTCGTGCTGGCCCTCGAGCCGGTCCTCGACACGCCCACAGCGGTCGGCCTGGTCTGCCTGGGTGTTCTCATCGAGGTGTGGCTGCGAGCCCGCCGCTCCGAGGTCGCGCTCTACGCGGCAGGCCTCACCGGTGCCGGCGGTGCCGCCTTCTTCGGCGCCCACGATGGGATGCACGCCCTCGACTCCGGCGACCCCGGGGCCTCGGCCGTCGGCGCCATCGCCTACCTCGTCACGGTCATCGCACTGGAGGCACTCCGCCGCCGGTTCGACCGCCCCCACGTCGACATCGGCGCCGGTCGGCACTACTCGGCGCTCCGGGTGGTTCTGATCGGCGGCGGCTACACCGGCCTCTGTGCGCTGATCGCCGCCTGGACGCATCCGTTCTTCGACCTGAGCACCGACACCCTGGCCGTGGCCGTCACCCTCGTGCCGCTCGCCGTCGTCGGCACCGGCGCGATCCTGATCGTGCGGGCCACGGCCATGCGTCGTCGCCTGGCCGGCGTGGTCGACGGGGTCATCGACCTCAACGCCACGAACCAGTTCGTCACAACCGGTGGGCTGGCCACCCCCATCACCATCGCCCCGGCCGGCACCAGCACCGACCTGGCCACCGTGCTCCTCCGCGCCGTGCACGACACCGTCGGCGTCGAGTCCGCCGGTGTGCGCCACGATCCGGCCGGACACGGCGAGATCGACACCCCGCTGGCGATCAGCGCGCTCGGCGGCCAGTACCTGGTGGCCCGCCGCGACGTGATGGACTACCCGTTCACCCGGGACGACCGCCGCGCCCTCGAAGCCCTCGCCCACACCGCCGACGTGGTCTTCACCGCCAGGGAAAGCATCGGCGGCCTCACCATCCGGGCCAACACCGACCCGCTCACCGGCCTGCCCAACTACGGCGCCTTCCAGGACGCCCTCGCCAACATCAACGACCACCGCGACTACTCCGAGGCGCTGGCCGTGCTGTTCATCGACCTCGACGACTTCAAACGGATGAACGACCGGTACGGCCACCAGGCCGGCGACGAGATCCTCAGCGAACTCGGCCGCCGGCTCAGCGCCGTCATCCGCCCCTACGACGTCGTCGCCAGGGTCGGCGGCGACGAGTTCGTCGTCATCCTCACCCGGCTGTCGTCCCTGGCCGAGGCCAAGCTGCTCGCCGAACGCATCATGGAGGCCACCGGTGAGCCCCTCGCGGTCAGCGGCACCGTGCTCAACCCGATCCTCAGCATCGGCCTGGCCTACTCCGCGCACCGCGAAACGGATGTCAACCAGCTGCTGCGTGACGCCGACCGCAGCATGCTCGCGATCAAGAAGTCCCGCCGCCGCGGCGGCCCGGCCAACGAGAGCAGCATCAACATCTCCGGGCACCGCTCGTCGCAGATGAACGACATCGTCGCCCGCGCCATCGACGAAGACCTGCTCGAACTGGCCTTCCAGCCCATCGTGAGCCTGGTCACCGGTCAGATCTGGGCCTTCGAGGCCCTCGTGCGCTACACCGACCCCGAGCTCGGCCCGCTATCACCGCCGTCGCTGGTGGAGAAGGCCAAGAGCCTCGGCCGGCTCGACGCGCTCACCCGCCAGGTGGCGCTCAAGGCGATGGCCGCCGCTGCGGACTTCCGGTTGATCGAACCAAGGATCGTGTGCATGACCATCAACGTCGAGGCCGGCCAGATCCTGCCGCAGCGGATCGGCGGATTCGTCGAAGACCTCGCGAACCGCTACCCGGGCATCTCGCTCTGTCTCGAACTCAACGAACGCTCAGTCGCCCGGGTGTCCACCGCGGTGCGCGCCCAGGCCGACCACCTTCGCGACATCGGCATCATGATCGCCCTCGACGACTACGGCTCCCAGGACTCCTCGGTCGACGCGCTCGTGCGGATGCCGATGGACATCCTCAAGATCGACAAGAGCCTCGTCGACGACCTCGACGACGTGCGCCAGCGTGAGGTGCTCACCGCACTGCAGGGCTTCGGCGACAACCTCGAGTATTCGATGATCGTGGAGGGCGTGGAGAACGAGGCCATGGCCACCCACCTGTCCGCGCTGGGCATCCGCAGCGCCCAGGGGTTCCATTACGGCGTGCCGCGCAGTTTTGAGAAGACTCTCGCCCGACTCGAAGAGTTCGGTGCCGACGCCGTGCTGCCCGTGCGCGCCGCGTCTGAGCTTTCGCTGTAAACGCTAGGGTCGCAGTATGGTCGAGCAGAGTCTGAGGGCGCCGCGGGTGGGCGTGCGCGAGCGTGTCGAACGCTCCGTGTTCCTCTCCCAGCTGCTCCTGGCCGCGGCCACGCTGCTGCTCGTGGCGGTCACGGTGGCCAACGATCCGGCCATGTTCGTGGAGCCGCTGTACTTCCTCGGCGTCATGATCATCTTCGGCACCACCGGGCTGGCTGCGGCCGTACCCTGGCGGCGGCTGCCCAAGGTCTACATTGTGGTGCTCCCTCTTCTCGACATCGTCGGCCTTGCCCTGGCGCGCGAGGCGCAGCCGCAGCTGGGCGTGAGCTTCCTGCTGGTGTTCCCGGTGATCTGGATGTCCACCCACTTCGGCCAGGCCGGTGCCACCGGCAGCGTCATTTTCGCCACCCTGCTTCTCTGGGCCGGGCTGCCGCTGAAGTTTTTCAACGACCCGCTCAACGCCACCGGCTACGCCACCTCTCAGGCGCCGCTGCTGGCCGTCGTGACGATCATGCTGGCCTTCGTGGCCTCCGTCACCTATACCTCCAACCGGCGGGCGCTGGCCCAGCGGGTGCTGCTCACCCAGCAGGCCGGGTTGTTCGAGGCGGCCCTGCAACGTTCCCGGCGCCAGGAGCAGACCCTCGACGAGATCTTCAACACCGTCGACTTCGGCGTGGTCGGGTACGACGGCGACGGCCGGGTCAACTTCGTCAACCGGGCCCAGCGCTCCATGCTCACCCGGTTCGGCGTCAGCGACGGCGTCGGCCTGGCCGGCATCGTCTTCAAGGAAGACGGTGTCACCCCCTTCGACGGTCCCGACCGGCCCACCGAACGGGCGATCCGCGGTGAGACGGTGGACCGGGTCACGGTGTGGCTGGGTTCGCCCGACCAGCAGCAGGCCGCCGTGCTCGTCTCGGCCCGGCCCATCCGCGACCATGCCGGCCGCTACGACGGCGGCGTCATGGTGACCCGCGACGTGACTGCCGAAGTGCGCGCGGTGCAGGCCAGGGACGACCTCGTCGCCTCGGTCTCGCACGAGCTGCGCACCCCGCTCACCTCCATCCTGGGCTACCTCGAACTGGCCCTCGACGACGAGAGAGTCGACCCGGACACCCGCCGGATGCTCGAGATCGCGTCGAAGAACTCCGACCGGCTCCTCGAGATCGTCTCGGGCCTGCTCACCGCGGCCAGCGAGTCCAAGGAGGGGCTGGCTCTCAACGTCGCCGCCTGCGACCTGTCCACTGTCCTCATGGATGCCGTCGAGTCGGCCGAGCCGCTCGCCGCGCAACGCGACATCCGGTTCGAAATCGCCGAACTGCCGCCGGTCACGGTCATCGCGGATGCGTTCCGGCTGCGCCAGGTGATCGACAACATCTTCTCCAATGCGATCAAGTACAACGTGGAATCCGGCAAGGTCAGCGTCACCGTGCACGAGGTGTCCTGCGGCATCGAAGTGCGGGTCGCCGACACCGGCCGGGGCATGAGCGAAGAGGAACAGGGCAACCTCTTCGACAGGTTCTATCGGGCCGACTCGGTGCGGGGTTCCAGCGTGCACGGCACGGGACTGGGCCTGAGCATCAGCCGGGACATCATGCGCGAACACGGTGGCGATCTGCGCCTGGAGTCGACCAAAGGCAAGGGGACGACGGCAATCGCCACGCTCCCGGTGAACAGAGGCTGAGCGTGCCAGAGCACGCTCGGCGGGGGACAGAATGCAATTAGACGGACCCACCCTGCAGATGATCAGTGGGTTGATCGTGATCCTGTGCGGGGTCTCGTTCATCTTCAATACCGCGCTGAACCGCAACGACCCCCCGGGCCGTTTGTGGAGCCTCGCGTTCGTGGCGGGCATCATGGTCGCCGTCGGCTACGGCGTCTACCTGGTCAGCGACGAGGCGTGGTGGTCGATCACCGTCGCCAACGCCTCCCTGGTGGTGACCGTGGGTGCGCTCTGGTCGGGCAGCCGCGTTTACAACGGCCGCAGCTCGGGCTTCGCCGTTGTCGGCGGCCTCGCGTTGGTCGTGG encodes the following:
- a CDS encoding bifunctional diguanylate cyclase/phosphodiesterase, translating into MSDLVETIKGATAVGRVAFAIFAATGLIFIGFALTKLVLGGNAEHLFIALMAVACAGTIDIVRLRLGTVPHRSPVVSMPILVVLALEPVLDTPTAVGLVCLGVLIEVWLRARRSEVALYAAGLTGAGGAAFFGAHDGMHALDSGDPGASAVGAIAYLVTVIALEALRRRFDRPHVDIGAGRHYSALRVVLIGGGYTGLCALIAAWTHPFFDLSTDTLAVAVTLVPLAVVGTGAILIVRATAMRRRLAGVVDGVIDLNATNQFVTTGGLATPITIAPAGTSTDLATVLLRAVHDTVGVESAGVRHDPAGHGEIDTPLAISALGGQYLVARRDVMDYPFTRDDRRALEALAHTADVVFTARESIGGLTIRANTDPLTGLPNYGAFQDALANINDHRDYSEALAVLFIDLDDFKRMNDRYGHQAGDEILSELGRRLSAVIRPYDVVARVGGDEFVVILTRLSSLAEAKLLAERIMEATGEPLAVSGTVLNPILSIGLAYSAHRETDVNQLLRDADRSMLAIKKSRRRGGPANESSINISGHRSSQMNDIVARAIDEDLLELAFQPIVSLVTGQIWAFEALVRYTDPELGPLSPPSLVEKAKSLGRLDALTRQVALKAMAAAADFRLIEPRIVCMTINVEAGQILPQRIGGFVEDLANRYPGISLCLELNERSVARVSTAVRAQADHLRDIGIMIALDDYGSQDSSVDALVRMPMDILKIDKSLVDDLDDVRQREVLTALQGFGDNLEYSMIVEGVENEAMATHLSALGIRSAQGFHYGVPRSFEKTLARLEEFGADAVLPVRAASELSL
- a CDS encoding aspartate kinase, translating into MSLIVQKFGGSSVADAESIKRVAKRIVDTKKAGNDIVVAVSAMGDSTDELLDLAHEVTPIPAPRELDMLLTAGERISMALLAMAIKSMGYDARSFTGSQAGMITDAQHGAARIIDVTPGRLRDALDEGAIVIVAGFQGFNRDTKDITTLGRGGSDTTAVALAAALGADICEIYTDVDGIFTADPRVVPKAHKLDRVSSEEMLELAAAGAKVLYIRAVEYARRHGVTLHVRSSFNNNTGTIVYNAGATSPYAAALSNGEPVEEPIIAGVAADLSEAKVTVVGVPDIPGKAAEIFKIVAKTNANVDMIVQNVSAASTGLTDISFTLPKSEGQQVLTALTNEQQNVGFAGLQYDDQIGKLALVGAGMRTNTGVSAKLFEALFEAGINIEMISTSEIRISVVTRADTINQALRVVHTAFGLDGDGEAVVHGGTGR
- a CDS encoding cell wall metabolism sensor histidine kinase WalK, producing MVEQSLRAPRVGVRERVERSVFLSQLLLAAATLLLVAVTVANDPAMFVEPLYFLGVMIIFGTTGLAAAVPWRRLPKVYIVVLPLLDIVGLALAREAQPQLGVSFLLVFPVIWMSTHFGQAGATGSVIFATLLLWAGLPLKFFNDPLNATGYATSQAPLLAVVTIMLAFVASVTYTSNRRALAQRVLLTQQAGLFEAALQRSRRQEQTLDEIFNTVDFGVVGYDGDGRVNFVNRAQRSMLTRFGVSDGVGLAGIVFKEDGVTPFDGPDRPTERAIRGETVDRVTVWLGSPDQQQAAVLVSARPIRDHAGRYDGGVMVTRDVTAEVRAVQARDDLVASVSHELRTPLTSILGYLELALDDERVDPDTRRMLEIASKNSDRLLEIVSGLLTAASESKEGLALNVAACDLSTVLMDAVESAEPLAAQRDIRFEIAELPPVTVIADAFRLRQVIDNIFSNAIKYNVESGKVSVTVHEVSCGIEVRVADTGRGMSEEEQGNLFDRFYRADSVRGSSVHGTGLGLSISRDIMREHGGDLRLESTKGKGTTAIATLPVNRG
- a CDS encoding aspartate-semialdehyde dehydrogenase, with translation MTSTAATAAPTRAGINIGVVGATGQVGAVVRRLLEERDFPVAGIRYFASARSAGTTLPFKHEQIVVEDASTADPTGLDVAIFSAGATLSRAQAPRFASAGVTVVDNSSGWRMDPDVPLVVSEVNPEAIDQAVKGIIANPNCTTMAAMPVLKVLHDEAGLERLIVSTYQAVSGSGLAGAQELASQIRAAASDDNLFQLVHDGSSVSMPAPTVYKRPIAFDVIPLAGSIVDDGLFETDEEKKLRNESRKILQLPELLVSGTCVRVPVFTGHSLSINVEFGKPISVARATELLSDAPGVQLTDIPTPLQAAGADPSFVGRIRQDPGVPNGRGLALFISNDNLRKGAALNAVQIAELIAAKLTAKTRVG